The Juglans regia cultivar Chandler chromosome 1, Walnut 2.0, whole genome shotgun sequence nucleotide sequence GAGGAGTCTCTCTCTAAAGCTAGGGCTCAGTTCAACACTCTCAAGCCCGTCTACCACATTAGTCGTCTTTGTAAAAGTTTGGTCTTAGAAAGTCTTCAATTCCTGGTAGGATGCACTTGAAAAGATGTATTATCCGAGAGCGGATGTCCCCCCACAATAATCTCATAGAAGCCACAACTACACGATACTAAAAAAAAAGGGCGCTCTAAGCATAGTCCAAGCATATCTATATGCAGCATATATAcgaatatatgtgtgtgtatacatgTATAACCAACTTTGCTTTCTCATACTACCCTTACGAGCCTTATCGATATTATATTCGATCTCTCACAATCTGCAACAATCACGAAAAGTTTGAAGGGACCGATCCATTCTTTATGAATCTTCTTCGATATAATTCAAAATATGAGGTCATGATTGGCATATGCAAACAAAAATGCGGtgctgtaaaaacaaacaagtaatgGCAGAACATCATTGCTACCTTGAATCCTTCCAGAGACAACAAAGTCAGTAATTCGCCACTTCTTCGTAATTGCTCGGCGTGGGTGACCAAAATTGAGAATTACATTCTAAGACGAgctcaacatatatatacactgaTAATGCCATAACTATGTAACCCCTCTCCGAAAACAAGCAGATTGTGTATCAAAACCCCAAAACCAACCTCTCAACCCCCTAATCCACTGACCTGGAGCTTTAATAACACAAGACCACAATGACAGCTTTCATTTGCATTTATTCAGTGACATTTTATTCTGTTTCTAGCATAAAAGCATTACAATCACTGAAGGAGAGGGTCATACACTACCCTTGAGAATTCGTGGAACTATGATTCTGCAAAGCTCTGATCAAAGAGCAAGAGAGCTCACCTCATCTGCTTTCCAAAGCCCTTCCTCATACTTGTACCACCTCATGAGTCCCTCGTCATTTTTCGTTCGCTGGCACATAATGCATGAATCTTTCATGCATGTTAAAAATTCACGTAACTGAGAAGCCCTTCTGCGGATAGATTCATCAATTTCTTTAACAACTCTTTTAGATGCAGGAGGTGGAAGGACTTCTATCAGAAGGCAATGCGATATGTTAAGCACCTCTAGGTGTTGCAAACCATCCAAAACTATTATCAGAGCATCTTTATATACAACTGAGCATCGGAGACTTAGGACCTTCAATTTTGGAAGAAATGCAGCTAGTGTAGAAGCAAATAAAACATCAAAAGGGCCCATAATCTTCAGTTTATTAAAGTTCTTGCAGTTCTTGGAAATTTCCTCCATGAGGTATGGGGGATTTGCTATCTTAGGCATTGTCAGGGATTCAAGATCTTTCCATGTGCCAATGGCCTTGCATATTCcagttttttttattctgttccAAGCCGGCAGAACAAGCCGTCTGAGCCTTGGGCACCTGCAATAAAGGTAGTGGTTACTTCTCAATTCAACACTAGTCATTGATATAAACATatgaaaacattttataatatgtagCCACAAAGCAACTATCGCTATACAGTTCAATATTCCATCCATCATGAAAATAAGAAGCATGGTCAGCAAATCAGAcatcccccccacccccccaaaaaaaaaaaaaagaagaaaaagaaactactCTTCAATATTCCAATACatcttattcataaaaaaaaaaaaacatatatatccCAATACATCTTCGGTGGCATTTTGTTCAAGGATTCTTCCTATTTGTAGGTCACTTAAGGCATGCAGGAAGAGCTCGTGTGGGTACAGcaggatttgaaaaaagaattgatTGTGATTTTGAACCTGCTCTTTCAATGACTCCTCTTAAATAAGGGATGATGTATAATGCTTGAAGTTGgaatcaatttcatttcatcaaacatgCCTTTTTAAAGAAACCTTAAAATATTCCGATTCCAAAACACCAATATTAATGGAATTACCTTTCAGCAGTGTAAGTCAACTGATCATCGCTCACATATAGGTTGAAATGGAAAATCAAAGTTGTTATGTTTCCCTTGCTGAGACTCAAAGAAATCTTCAACAGACGAGTTAGCATCTTATCAGAACGGCTATCAACATAAACATATGGATCTAATAGGATTATTATGAAATTGGATTTCAACATTGATAAATCAAGTGTTTTCCAAAGCAGAGGATCGCAGCAAGCCATACGCCATGCACTGCACACATGAGCAATGCCTGAAGTTAGCTCAAAGACGTTGAAGGACTGTAAAATCTTCACCAAAACATCAGTGTCCAGGTCCTCCCATCTCCTCGCAATAGAGTAACCGTCTTCCATTTCAGCAGCTTCTCAAAATTCTTTTATGGATTTTTAATGTGTCCAAGTTTCTACATGAAAACAAGTATATGGGGTCAATATAAAACGTAAAATTTgtagaattataataattgtacatAAAGATAATTCATTCATGATAACAttaaagagagaagaaaaggccaagtAGATAATGACAGGCATTGAGAGCAtcagtttgttttcataacttcAATTGGCAAACAAATCCCAAAAACCAGCCTATGCAGAGTAGGCAACAAAGATAACTTTTTGTGGGTGGAAAAATGGCCACAAAGAAGATTGCAATAAACACCTAGCCTAGAAATAGATTAGAATTGT carries:
- the LOC108998643 gene encoding F-box/LRR-repeat protein At3g48880 isoform X1: MEDGYSIARRWEDLDTDVLVKILQSFNVFELTSGIAHVCSAWRMACCDPLLWKTLDLSMLKSNFIIILLDPYVYVDSRSDKMLTRLLKISLSLSKGNITTLIFHFNLYVSDDQLTYTAERCPRLRRLVLPAWNRIKKTGICKAIGTWKDLESLTMPKIANPPYLMEEISKNCKNFNKLKIMGPFDVLFASTLAAFLPKLKVLSLRCSVVYKDALIIVLDGLQHLEVLNISHCLLIEVLPPPASKRVVKEIDESIRRRASQLREFLTCMKDSCIMCQRTKNDEGLMRWYKYEEGLWKADEVSSLAL
- the LOC108998643 gene encoding F-box/LRR-repeat protein At3g48880 isoform X2 — its product is MEDGYSIARRWEDLDTDVLVKILQSFNVFELTSGIAHVCSAWRMACCDPLLWKTLDLSMLKSNFIIILLDPYVYVDSRSDKMLTRLLKISLSLSKGNITTLIFHFNLYVSDDQLTYTAERCPRLRRLVLPAWNRIKKTGICKAIGTWKDLESLTMPKIANPPYLMEEISKNCKNFNKLKIMGPFDVLFASTLAAFLPKLKVLSLRCSVVYKDALIIVLDGLQHLEVLNISHCLLIEVLPPPASKRVVKEIDESIRRRASQLREFLTCMKDSCIMCQRTKNDEGLMRWYKYEEGLWKADEG